In Achromobacter spanius, the following proteins share a genomic window:
- a CDS encoding ABC transporter ATP-binding protein encodes MPDILKVSNIQRRFGGLKAVDDVSFSVARGDILGLIGPNGAGKTTLFNLLMGLYASQGGRIELEGRDVNGLRPHQIAALGMTKTFQNVALFPEMTVLDNVLVGGLLHHDVPRAREVARDSLDRVGLSAIAAKPAGELSFPEQARVELARALCTDPRVFLLDEVMAALNETEMDTMLDLIRTLRDESGITFIVVEHHMRAIMRLCNRILVLSFGQKIAEGSPAEIAANPTVIEVYLGKSMEHMEAGA; translated from the coding sequence ATGCCTGACATCCTGAAAGTCTCGAACATCCAGCGCCGCTTCGGCGGCCTGAAGGCGGTGGACGACGTGTCGTTCAGCGTGGCGCGCGGCGACATCCTGGGCCTGATCGGGCCGAACGGCGCCGGCAAGACCACGCTGTTCAACCTGTTGATGGGCTTGTACGCCAGCCAGGGCGGGCGCATCGAACTGGAAGGCCGCGACGTCAACGGCCTGCGTCCCCACCAGATCGCGGCGTTGGGCATGACGAAGACCTTCCAGAACGTGGCCCTGTTTCCCGAGATGACGGTGTTGGACAACGTGCTGGTGGGCGGCCTGCTGCATCACGACGTGCCGCGCGCCCGCGAGGTGGCCCGCGACAGCCTGGATCGCGTGGGCCTGTCCGCCATTGCCGCCAAGCCCGCCGGCGAACTGTCGTTTCCCGAACAGGCGCGGGTGGAACTGGCGCGCGCGCTGTGTACCGACCCCCGGGTGTTCCTGCTGGACGAGGTGATGGCGGCACTGAACGAAACCGAGATGGACACCATGCTGGACCTGATCCGCACGCTGCGCGACGAATCCGGCATCACCTTCATCGTGGTGGAACACCACATGCGCGCCATCATGCGGCTATGCAACCGCATCCTGGTGCTGTCGTTCGGGCAGAAGATCGCCGAGGGCAGCCCAGCCGAGATCGCGGCGAACCCCACAGTCATCGAGGTCTACCTGGGCAAGTCGATGGAGCACATGGAGGCCGGCGCATGA
- a CDS encoding HpcH/HpaI aldolase family protein: MTHSHHPLDGRLPHMLRSGKPLRGLFNGLPSPAIVEMCAYAGFDFIILDNEHGSADLGTTEHMLRAARAAGIVPVVRCFEHDLPRVLDMGASAVQVPMVESAEQARRLAAMVHYPPLGRRGSAFSTRAAGYGAFGGAGHTQHSNDGIGFIAMIETPEAIAVAAEIAAVEGVDAVFIGPNDLAHAMGHGSDWTAAPVQQAIEQGLKAIASAGKCPGIIALTPADEEKYGALGARYFANVSTSIITRALAQAASAGRDAQLRY; encoded by the coding sequence ATGACCCATTCCCACCATCCCCTGGACGGCCGCCTGCCGCACATGCTGCGCAGCGGCAAGCCCTTGCGCGGCTTGTTCAACGGGCTGCCCAGCCCGGCCATCGTGGAGATGTGCGCGTATGCCGGTTTCGATTTCATCATTCTGGATAACGAGCACGGCAGCGCTGACCTGGGCACCACCGAACACATGCTGCGCGCCGCCCGCGCGGCGGGCATTGTGCCGGTGGTGCGCTGCTTTGAACACGACCTGCCGCGCGTGCTGGACATGGGGGCCAGCGCGGTGCAGGTGCCCATGGTGGAAAGCGCCGAGCAGGCGCGGCGGCTGGCGGCCATGGTGCATTACCCGCCCCTGGGCCGCCGTGGCAGCGCCTTCAGCACGCGCGCGGCGGGCTATGGCGCGTTCGGCGGGGCAGGGCACACGCAACACAGCAATGACGGCATCGGCTTTATCGCCATGATCGAAACCCCCGAAGCCATTGCGGTGGCGGCGGAGATCGCGGCGGTGGAGGGCGTGGACGCCGTCTTCATCGGTCCGAACGACCTGGCCCACGCCATGGGCCATGGCAGCGACTGGACGGCGGCGCCCGTGCAGCAGGCTATCGAGCAGGGCCTGAAGGCCATCGCATCGGCCGGGAAATGCCCCGGCATCATTGCGCTGACACCGGCCGACGAAGAGAAGTACGGCGCATTGGGCGCCCGCTATTTCGCCAACGTGTCCACCAGCATCATTACGCGGGCGCTGGCGCAGGCGGCCTCGGCCGGACGGGACGCGCAACTGCGCTATTGA
- a CDS encoding alpha/beta fold hydrolase, with translation MKATVQELRAVTALAQQDSEFISAARGLPCAIWLQVGADPEDRICAWAGQPAAPSQCIVISALPDTWHKLMTPTPPPGYHSFTAAHRQAQGLRVKGDALAIAQALHPLERLFEILRGQQDDAAPSDVLDRGSITGHYATLDLGDTRTSLYVETSGLTDGPPLLMLHTAGADSRQYHALMADAELRAQWRMIAFDMPGHGRSMPLPGRAWTDTRLTRDAYLHTCLAVIRQLAGAPVVLLGCSMGAAMALVIAARSPADVAGVVALEAPDKAVGRRTPMLCHPQVNQAAHNPAYVRGLMGPAATLHARREAAWIYAQGGYNVYANDLWFYSEDFDASQHLDGLDTRAFGVSLLTGAYDYSASPEDSRRVAARIPGARFTAMPDLGHFPMVESPQRLMHYLKPELDHIRTTRGIA, from the coding sequence GTGAAGGCGACCGTCCAGGAACTGAGGGCCGTAACGGCCCTGGCGCAGCAGGATAGCGAATTCATCAGCGCAGCCAGGGGCCTGCCCTGCGCCATCTGGCTGCAAGTAGGCGCTGATCCTGAAGACCGGATTTGCGCCTGGGCCGGCCAGCCCGCCGCCCCCTCGCAGTGCATCGTCATCAGCGCCTTGCCGGACACCTGGCACAAGCTGATGACCCCCACCCCACCCCCCGGTTACCACTCCTTCACCGCCGCGCATCGGCAGGCTCAGGGCCTGCGTGTCAAAGGCGATGCGCTGGCCATTGCGCAGGCGCTACATCCCCTGGAACGGCTGTTTGAAATCCTGCGCGGGCAGCAGGACGACGCCGCGCCCTCCGACGTGCTGGACCGCGGCAGCATCACCGGCCATTACGCCACGCTGGATCTGGGCGACACCCGCACTTCCCTGTATGTTGAAACCAGCGGCCTGACGGACGGCCCGCCGCTCTTGATGCTGCACACCGCCGGCGCCGATTCCCGCCAATACCACGCGCTGATGGCCGACGCCGAGCTGCGCGCCCAATGGCGAATGATCGCCTTCGACATGCCCGGCCATGGGCGCAGCATGCCCCTGCCCGGCCGCGCCTGGACCGATACCCGCTTGACCCGCGACGCCTACCTGCACACCTGCCTGGCCGTGATCCGCCAACTGGCGGGCGCGCCCGTCGTCCTGCTTGGCTGCTCGATGGGCGCGGCGATGGCTTTGGTGATCGCCGCCCGCAGCCCGGCGGACGTAGCGGGCGTGGTGGCACTGGAAGCACCGGACAAGGCCGTTGGGCGCCGCACACCCATGCTGTGCCATCCCCAGGTGAATCAGGCGGCGCACAACCCGGCCTACGTGCGCGGGCTGATGGGCCCCGCCGCCACCTTGCACGCGCGCCGCGAGGCGGCCTGGATCTACGCGCAAGGCGGCTACAACGTCTACGCCAACGACCTCTGGTTCTACAGCGAAGACTTCGACGCTTCCCAACACCTGGACGGCCTGGATACGCGCGCATTCGGCGTGTCGTTGTTGACGGGCGCCTACGACTATTCGGCCAGCCCGGAAGATTCTCGCCGCGTCGCCGCGCGGATTCCTGGCGCGCGCTTTACCGCCATGCCGGACCTGGGCCACTTCCCCATGGTGGAAAGCCCACAGCGCCTGATGCACTACCTGAAGCCCGAACTCGACCACATCCGAACCACCCGGGGAATCGCATGA
- a CDS encoding GntR family transcriptional regulator: MPTPTGAIFEKPTTLRTRVEEYLRGAIMDGHIKGGERLREVELCEQLSISRSTLREALRTLEAERLISIEPHRGPTVVRITEKAAHDLYALRALLEGFAAHEFARLASDADVDRLRKAVDALHRQAKGSNKSALLAAKRDFYDVLLSGCDNDLIKDMLPGLLSRINLLRATSFARPDRLPESMAEIDDIYERIRARDPQGAQAAAQSHIVNAERTALDVLRRQQEEASTREGDRPGTEGRNGPGAAG; the protein is encoded by the coding sequence ATGCCCACCCCCACCGGTGCGATTTTCGAGAAGCCCACCACCCTGCGCACCCGCGTCGAGGAATATCTGCGCGGCGCCATCATGGATGGCCATATCAAGGGCGGTGAACGCCTGCGCGAAGTGGAGCTCTGTGAGCAACTGAGCATCAGCCGCAGCACGCTGCGCGAAGCCCTGCGCACCCTGGAGGCCGAACGGCTGATTTCCATCGAGCCCCATCGTGGCCCCACGGTGGTGCGCATCACTGAAAAAGCGGCGCACGACCTGTATGCCCTGCGCGCGCTGCTGGAAGGCTTTGCCGCGCATGAATTCGCGCGCCTGGCCAGCGATGCCGACGTCGACCGGCTGCGCAAGGCCGTCGACGCGCTGCACCGCCAGGCCAAGGGCAGCAACAAGTCGGCGCTGCTGGCCGCCAAGCGCGATTTCTACGACGTGCTGCTGTCGGGCTGTGACAACGACCTGATCAAGGACATGCTGCCGGGGCTGCTGTCACGCATCAACCTGCTGCGCGCCACCTCGTTCGCGCGCCCCGACCGGCTGCCGGAAAGCATGGCCGAAATCGACGACATCTACGAGCGCATCCGTGCTCGGGACCCACAAGGCGCCCAAGCGGCCGCACAGAGCCATATCGTGAACGCGGAACGCACCGCGCTCGACGTGCTCAGGCGCCAACAAGAGGAGGCATCAACCCGTGAAGGCGACCGTCCAGGAACTGAGGGCCGTAACGGCCCTGGCGCAGCAGGATAG
- a CDS encoding branched-chain amino acid ABC transporter permease produces the protein MNRQLLPWALLLAVALAAPWLMEDQGYAMRVVTLVLLFAAMGQSWNIVGGLANQISLGHAAFFGLGAYTSTLLLMRYGISPWLGIVAAMAVAALAGALLSLPTMRLRGHYFALATLAFGEVLRAIANTWASVTGGPVGLSIPFAEGWAQMQFKSSIPYYYLMLGAAIITSLVFALISHSRLGYRLRAVKANPQAAEVIGVNTAQTRILAAVVSAALMGACGTLYAQFIYFFDPDTVFSLVGVSVRVALICIIGGVGTVAGPLIGALVIIPLEEVFNDWLSGHTAGVSQLAFGLILIAIILIEPRGLSALWARLRNLKRGQHA, from the coding sequence ATGAATCGACAACTCTTGCCCTGGGCGCTGCTGCTGGCGGTGGCGTTGGCGGCGCCCTGGTTGATGGAAGACCAGGGCTACGCCATGCGCGTCGTGACGCTGGTGCTGCTGTTCGCGGCCATGGGCCAGTCCTGGAATATCGTGGGCGGGCTGGCCAATCAGATCTCGTTGGGCCATGCGGCCTTCTTTGGCCTGGGCGCCTATACGTCCACGCTGCTGCTGATGCGCTATGGCATTTCGCCCTGGCTGGGCATCGTGGCCGCGATGGCGGTGGCGGCGCTGGCGGGCGCCCTGCTCAGCCTGCCCACCATGCGGCTGCGCGGGCATTACTTCGCGCTGGCCACCTTGGCGTTTGGCGAAGTGCTGCGCGCCATCGCCAACACCTGGGCATCAGTCACGGGAGGGCCGGTGGGCCTGTCCATTCCGTTTGCCGAAGGCTGGGCGCAGATGCAGTTCAAGTCCAGCATTCCGTACTACTACCTGATGCTGGGGGCCGCCATCATCACGTCGCTCGTCTTCGCGCTGATCAGCCATTCGCGGCTGGGCTACCGCCTGCGCGCCGTGAAGGCCAACCCGCAAGCGGCGGAAGTCATCGGCGTGAACACCGCGCAAACGCGCATCCTGGCCGCCGTGGTGTCCGCCGCGCTGATGGGCGCCTGCGGCACGCTGTACGCGCAGTTCATCTACTTCTTCGACCCGGACACGGTGTTCTCGCTGGTGGGCGTGTCGGTGCGCGTGGCGCTCATCTGCATCATCGGCGGCGTGGGCACGGTGGCGGGGCCGCTGATCGGCGCGCTGGTCATCATTCCCTTGGAAGAGGTGTTCAACGATTGGCTGTCGGGCCACACGGCCGGCGTGTCGCAGTTGGCGTTCGGCCTGATCCTGATCGCCATCATCCTGATCGAGCCGCGCGGCCTGTCGGCGTTGTGGGCGCGGCTGCGCAACCTGAAGCGGGGCCAGCATGCCTGA
- a CDS encoding Bug family tripartite tricarboxylate transporter substrate binding protein, which yields MRSIFIRTLSAVAAFGLTATLAHAQGDAAAWPTKNIRYIVPFSPGGVSDGVARLMAEQLSARLGQSVIVENKPGVSGIVGTQLTARAEPDGYTIEGGTITTHAVNPFFIKKLGYDPVKDFTPIALVGMVSNALVVRADSPFNTVQQVIDAARAKPDTLTYGTAGAGTSQHLSGQLFQSISGTQLRQIIYKGGSQSMVDLIGGQIDMVFETVAAARPMIDSKRVKVLGVTSAAPLADLPGVKPLAELGLPGFEMQSWQGIFAPAGTPAPVVDRLARELAAIVKTPEVRAKLLTLGVAPDGRGSAAFSQFQRSEIDKWGKVIKDAGIQAD from the coding sequence ATGCGCAGCATTTTCATCCGTACCCTGAGCGCCGTCGCGGCGTTCGGCCTGACCGCCACCCTGGCTCACGCCCAAGGCGACGCCGCCGCCTGGCCCACCAAGAACATCCGATACATCGTGCCGTTCTCGCCCGGCGGCGTGTCTGACGGCGTGGCCCGTCTGATGGCCGAGCAGTTGAGCGCACGGCTGGGGCAATCGGTAATCGTTGAGAACAAGCCGGGCGTATCCGGCATCGTGGGCACGCAGTTGACGGCGCGCGCGGAACCCGATGGCTACACGATCGAAGGCGGCACCATCACCACGCACGCGGTCAACCCGTTCTTCATCAAAAAGCTGGGCTATGACCCGGTCAAGGACTTCACGCCGATTGCCCTGGTGGGCATGGTCAGCAATGCGCTGGTGGTGCGCGCCGACAGCCCCTTCAACACGGTGCAGCAGGTGATCGACGCGGCGCGCGCCAAGCCGGACACGCTGACCTACGGCACGGCGGGCGCGGGCACCTCGCAACATTTGTCGGGCCAACTGTTCCAGTCCATCTCCGGCACCCAATTGCGCCAGATCATCTACAAGGGCGGCTCGCAATCCATGGTGGATTTGATTGGCGGGCAGATCGACATGGTCTTCGAAACCGTTGCCGCCGCGCGTCCGATGATCGACTCCAAGCGCGTCAAGGTGTTGGGCGTGACGTCCGCCGCGCCGCTGGCCGACCTGCCGGGCGTGAAGCCGCTGGCCGAGCTGGGCTTGCCCGGGTTTGAAATGCAGTCCTGGCAAGGCATCTTCGCGCCCGCCGGCACGCCCGCGCCGGTGGTGGACCGGCTGGCGCGCGAATTGGCGGCCATCGTGAAGACGCCCGAGGTGCGCGCCAAGCTGCTGACGCTGGGCGTTGCGCCGGATGGTCGCGGCTCGGCGGCGTTCTCGCAATTTCAGCGCAGCGAAATCGATAAATGGGGCAAGGTCATCAAGGACGCCGGTATCCAGGCAGACTGA
- a CDS encoding LacI family DNA-binding transcriptional regulator, translating into MKTAPRAQDVADLADVSQSAVSRTFTPGASVSEATRRKVLAAAQKLGYRPNALARSLITRRSRIVALVMSYLENQFYPLVIEKLSQKLQKEGYHVLMFIAEVDEAADGVLAEILQYQVDGIVMASAMLSSNVARSCAEVGVPVVQFNRVSILGGLARHASSSVTSDNYAGGQMAARLLVQRGYRRFAYLAGLEDSSTSIERERGFVDGLHELGHALHRREVGHYDFDRAQEAVRRLFADPGPTAPDALLAGNDHMAIAALDVLRQELGLSVPQDVAVVGFDDVPQAAWGAYRLTTIRQQVEPMVDATVALLREQMHAELQPRDIVVPCSLIERATVRAGP; encoded by the coding sequence ATGAAGACCGCGCCGCGCGCCCAGGACGTGGCGGACCTGGCGGACGTGTCCCAGTCCGCCGTCAGCCGCACCTTTACGCCGGGCGCCAGCGTGTCGGAAGCCACTCGCCGCAAGGTGCTGGCGGCGGCGCAAAAGCTGGGCTACCGGCCCAACGCGTTGGCCCGCAGCCTGATCACGCGGCGCAGCCGCATCGTGGCCCTGGTGATGAGCTATCTGGAAAACCAGTTCTATCCGCTGGTGATCGAGAAGCTGTCGCAGAAGCTGCAGAAAGAGGGCTATCACGTGCTGATGTTCATCGCCGAAGTCGATGAAGCGGCGGACGGCGTGCTGGCGGAAATTCTGCAATACCAGGTGGACGGCATCGTCATGGCATCCGCCATGCTGTCCTCGAACGTGGCGCGCAGTTGCGCCGAGGTCGGCGTGCCGGTGGTGCAATTCAACCGCGTGTCCATCCTGGGCGGGTTGGCGCGGCATGCCAGCAGTTCGGTCACGTCCGACAACTACGCGGGCGGCCAGATGGCGGCGCGCTTGCTGGTGCAGCGCGGCTACCGGCGCTTTGCCTATCTGGCGGGCCTGGAAGATTCATCGACCAGCATCGAACGCGAACGCGGCTTTGTCGACGGCCTGCACGAACTGGGTCACGCGCTGCATCGTCGCGAGGTGGGCCATTACGACTTTGATCGCGCGCAAGAAGCGGTGCGCAGGCTGTTTGCCGACCCTGGACCCACCGCGCCCGACGCGCTTCTTGCCGGCAACGACCACATGGCGATCGCGGCCTTGGACGTGCTGCGCCAGGAACTGGGCCTGTCCGTGCCGCAAGACGTGGCCGTGGTGGGCTTTGACGATGTGCCGCAGGCGGCATGGGGCGCGTACCGCTTGACGACGATACGCCAGCAGGTCGAACCCATGGTGGACGCCACGGTGGCCCTGCTGCGCGAACAGATGCACGCCGAACTGCAACCGCGCGACATCGTCGTGCCATGCAGCCTGATTGAACGCGCCACCGTGCGGGCAGGACCCTGA
- a CDS encoding N-acyl homoserine lactonase family protein — MTLPEYEVYALRYATVARRRAQNFITPPDPHDGPMPMDYFVWVIRREQRVWLVDTGFNHAAADARGRDFLRCPIDALKTLGLAPDGIQDVIVTHLHYDHAGNLRKLPHARLHLQESELHYACGCNMRFDMLRHAYAVEDVLDVVRGVYDKRVDFYNGHDEIAPGLQLLHIGGHTQGLQAVRVHTARGWIVLASDASHYYDNMGLDAPFPIVLNVADMLAGYETLLRHAESPDHIVPGHDPLVRSRYPSLVQGDTEVVALHLPCLPSD, encoded by the coding sequence ATGACGCTGCCTGAATACGAAGTCTATGCCCTGCGCTATGCCACCGTGGCCCGTCGCCGCGCGCAGAACTTCATCACGCCGCCCGACCCGCACGACGGCCCGATGCCCATGGATTATTTCGTCTGGGTCATCCGCCGGGAGCAGCGCGTCTGGCTGGTTGACACCGGCTTCAACCACGCCGCCGCCGACGCACGCGGCCGCGACTTCCTGCGCTGCCCGATCGATGCCTTGAAAACACTGGGGCTGGCGCCCGACGGCATCCAGGACGTCATCGTCACGCACCTGCACTACGACCACGCCGGCAACCTCCGCAAATTACCGCATGCCCGCCTGCACTTGCAGGAAAGCGAGCTGCACTACGCCTGCGGCTGCAACATGCGCTTCGACATGCTGCGCCACGCCTATGCGGTGGAAGACGTGCTTGATGTGGTGCGGGGCGTGTACGACAAGCGGGTGGACTTCTACAACGGCCACGACGAGATTGCGCCGGGCCTGCAACTGCTGCACATCGGCGGCCACACACAGGGGCTGCAAGCGGTGCGGGTGCATACGGCGCGCGGCTGGATCGTGCTGGCCTCGGATGCCAGCCACTACTACGACAACATGGGCCTGGATGCGCCGTTTCCCATCGTGCTGAACGTGGCCGACATGCTGGCTGGGTACGAGACCTTGCTACGCCACGCCGAGTCGCCGGACCACATCGTGCCGGGACACGACCCGCTGGTTCGAAGCCGCTACCCCAGCCTGGTGCAAGGCGACACCGAAGTCGTGGCGCTGCACCTGCCTTGCCTCCCTTCGGATTAA
- a CDS encoding ABC transporter ATP-binding protein has translation MSLLQIRGLTASYDRSPVLHDVSLEVPEGGFIAVVGANTAGKSTLLRCVSGLLDKVSGSVVFDGQDILRLPPHRIPELGIAHVPEGRHVFPEMTVEENLYLGGYTRRRDGAALKRGCDEVYALFPRLLERRRQAAGTLSGGEQQMVAFGRALMLKPRLLLLDEPSHGLAPKVVEEMHQAMIDIHRSGLTILLVEQNTRLALSVAEHAYVLQSGAMVLSGPSHALMEDSRVREAYLGL, from the coding sequence ATGAGCCTGTTGCAGATTCGGGGGCTGACCGCCTCCTATGACCGCAGCCCGGTCTTGCACGACGTGTCGCTGGAGGTGCCGGAAGGTGGCTTCATCGCGGTCGTGGGCGCCAACACCGCGGGCAAGAGCACGCTGCTGCGCTGCGTATCGGGTTTGCTGGACAAGGTCAGCGGCAGCGTCGTCTTCGACGGGCAGGACATCCTGCGCCTGCCGCCGCACCGCATTCCCGAGCTGGGCATTGCCCATGTGCCGGAAGGACGCCACGTGTTCCCCGAGATGACCGTCGAGGAAAACCTTTACCTGGGCGGCTACACCCGCCGCCGTGACGGCGCGGCCCTCAAACGCGGCTGCGACGAGGTCTATGCCTTGTTTCCCCGGCTACTGGAACGCCGTCGGCAGGCCGCCGGCACCTTGTCCGGCGGCGAGCAGCAGATGGTGGCGTTCGGCCGCGCGCTGATGCTCAAGCCCCGGCTGCTGCTGCTGGACGAACCCAGCCACGGCCTGGCGCCCAAGGTGGTCGAGGAAATGCACCAGGCCATGATCGACATCCACCGCAGCGGGCTGACCATTTTGCTGGTGGAGCAGAACACGCGGCTGGCGCTGTCGGTGGCTGAACACGCCTACGTGCTGCAATCCGGCGCCATGGTGCTGTCCGGGCCCAGCCACGCGCTGATGGAAGACAGCCGCGTGCGCGAAGCGTACCTGGGGCTGTAG